A single Alosa sapidissima isolate fAloSap1 chromosome 17, fAloSap1.pri, whole genome shotgun sequence DNA region contains:
- the LOC121688446 gene encoding OTU domain-containing protein 1 — MPAFSFEDWPISISTADLVTSRLHGEETSIHPERQRNHLTSNIFTHYGDNTLSDYLVANHLDRSWIKGDTGSHGGVAKHRNQDKVQGCVDVTNKSYRTHPNSGTQYGHIFDGQRNQKLNELEGNDSLCYEDLAFKRYEAPILSPSPNVTGPTQEKVICYLWEVANQNAYLHERQKYRFYIIPDGNCLYRAVSRAAYGNQSKHKELREQAIHYIADHLEEFNPIIEGDVGDFLVSASQEGVWAGYPELLALSKLLNVNIYLTTGGSFASPTVSTMVHFLGEENSSKPVVWLSWLSNGHYDVVLNRSVPNPEYEEWYAMANRNDEELTLSV; from the coding sequence ATGCCTGCGTTTTCTTTTGAAGACTGGCCTATTTCCATATCCACTGCAGACCTCGTGACCTCTCGTCTGCATGGTGAAGAGACTTCTATCCacccagagaggcagagaaatcaCTTGACTTCAAACATTTTCACTCATTATGGTGATAATACTCTGTCGGATTACTTGGTAGCGAACCACCTTGATCGCTCGTGGATAAAAGGAGACACCGGCTCACATGGAGGAGTTGCGAAACATAGAAACCAAGATAAGGTACAGGGGTGCGTCGATGTCACAAATAAATCTTACAGAACGCATCCAAATTCTGGTACGCAGTACGGACATATCTTCGACGGGCAAAGAAATCAGAAATTGAATGAACTTGAAGGAAATGATAGTTTGTGTTATGAAGACCTTGCGTTCAAAAGGTATGAGGCTCCAATTCTGTCGCCGAGTCCGAACGTAACCGGTCCTACCCAAGAAAAAGTGATATGCTACTTGTGGGAAGTTGCAAATCAAAATGCATACCTTCACGAAAGGCAAAAGTATCGGTTTTACATAATCCCCGATGGCAACTGCCTGTACCGGGCAGTGAGTAGGGCAGCCTACGGGAATCAGTCAAAGCACAAGGAACTGAGAGAACAAGCAATACATTACATCGCTGACCACTTAGAAGAATTCAACCCTATCATCGAAGGAGATGTCGGGGATTTTCTTGTCAGTGCCTCGCAAGAAGGGGTATGGGCTGGATATCCTGAGTTGTTGGCTTTGAGCAAGTTGCTCAACGTGAACATTTATCTGACCACTGGAGGAAGTTTTGCAAGCCCTACTGTGTCGACCATGGTTCATTTTCTAGGAGAGGAGAACTCAAGTAAACCTGTAGTTTGGCTAAGCTGGCTTAGTAATGGTCACTATGATGTGGTGTTAAATCGCAGTGTGCCCAACCCAGAGTATGAAGAATGGTATGCTATGGCCAACAGAAATGATGAAGAGCTGACCTTATCAGTATAG